Proteins from a genomic interval of Cucumis melo cultivar AY chromosome 7, USDA_Cmelo_AY_1.0, whole genome shotgun sequence:
- the LOC103503109 gene encoding protein SHI RELATED SEQUENCE 1-like, which yields MAGFFPLDGGGSGGRVPNYHFPTPTTGGEIIHPTTEGLFWYKNYERLETWEGEEEHQQQQQPAQEQGGEGFVYSGDESPARSSLVMVRSGRGGGSGGGPVTSCQDCGNQAKKDCAHMRCRTCCKSRGFECETHVKSTWVPASKRRDRLLRSDGLNSKRPKDTHYHPTSSGLDMANFPMEVTTPAVFRCVRMTTLDETDDQYAYQTAVNIGGHIFKGILYDHGPEQPPPPPSSSSAAALLDSTPPYPTPLSTYITAGTQFFLPPSS from the exons ATGGCCGGTTTTTTCCCACTAGACGGCGGCGGAAGCGGGGGAAGAGTACCCAATTATCATTTTCCCACTCCAACCACCGGCGGCGAAATTATTCATCCGACAACCGAGGGGTTATTTTGGTACAAGAATTATGAGAGATTGGAAACAtgggaaggagaagaagaacaTCAACAGCAGCAGCAACCGGCGCAAGAACAAGGGGGAGAAGGGTTTGTTTACTCCGGCGATGAATCGCCAGCAAGATCGTCGTTGGTGATGGTGAGATCGGGGAGAGGCGGGGGCAGCGGAGGAGGGCCGGTAACGAGTTGCCAAGACTGTGGAAATCAAGCCAAAAAAGATTGTGCTCACATGCGATGTAGAACTTGTTGTAAAAGCCGTGGGTTTGAGTGTGAAACCCACGTGAAAAGCACGTGGGTTCCTGCCTCTAAACGCCGTGACCGCCTCCTCCGTTCCGACGGCCTCAACTCCAAACGCCCTAAAGACACCCACTACCACCCCACTTCTTCAG gGTTGGACATGGCGAATTTTCCGATGGAAGTGACCACACCGGCTGTCTTTCGGTGTGTACGAATGACAACCTTGGACGAAACCGACGACCAATATGCGTATCAAACAGCTGTCAATATCGGAGGCCATATTTTTAAAGGCATTCTTTACGATCACGGCCCTGAACAACCACCTCCCCCGCCCTCCTCCTCCTCCGCCGCCGCATTGCTCGATTCAACTCCGCCCTACCCGACTCCTCTCTCCACCTATATCACCGCCGGTACGCAATTTTTTCTTCCTCCATCATCTTAG